One stretch of Segatella copri DNA includes these proteins:
- a CDS encoding pectate lyase, whose protein sequence is MEKKIFTTMAAALMSAAALAQTPAFPGAEGHGRYVTGGRGGRVVHVTNLNDSGTGSFREAVKSGKRIIVFDVAGVIALKSDLKIGDNITILGQTAPSPGITLRYYTVQPGNNNIIRFLRIRRGEEKNINDGADATWQRNKTGIIFDHCSFSWSIDEVASFYDNNNFTMQWCTVAESLTNPGHSKGAHGYGGIWGGKLANFHHNFVGHLMNRGPRFNGARYGWTGYTSNKDYSTYQWKNTVQAENVDFRNCVMYNAQGTCYGGPGGGQINIVNNYYKAGPSHSLKETTQNGIKVDVSTGKERGSQKRITLVTLSNSGNSDKNHPELYDMTSRYFINGNTTETTKGSVTQNQDWKGISYDKGIPSLNGEYYSPDAKNFYGDNVAHVTISGKSCVKIKMDNPAPTGEITTHSAAEAFSKVLAYGGASLYRDEIDARYMEEAKTGTALYKGSITLSPGIIDKVSDVKGYTEANFGTASRPADFDTDKDGIPDAWEIANGLDPNDASDALTYSLDSKEYYTNLEVYANSLVEDIMKQGNADAENKVDEYYPAWKNPTGISQIITSNPSELAEVKYYSLNGTLLSAPQKGINIRKMLFKNGKTVVDKVIKE, encoded by the coding sequence ATGGAAAAGAAAATATTCACAACAATGGCAGCAGCGCTTATGAGTGCTGCTGCTTTGGCACAAACTCCTGCCTTTCCGGGCGCAGAAGGTCACGGAAGATACGTAACCGGCGGAAGAGGCGGAAGAGTAGTACACGTAACTAACCTCAACGACAGCGGAACGGGTTCTTTCAGAGAGGCTGTCAAGTCTGGTAAAAGAATCATCGTCTTCGATGTGGCTGGCGTCATCGCCCTGAAGTCTGATCTCAAGATAGGTGACAACATCACCATCCTCGGACAGACTGCCCCATCTCCGGGCATCACCCTCAGATATTACACCGTTCAACCGGGCAACAACAACATCATCCGTTTCCTCCGCATACGCCGCGGAGAGGAAAAGAACATCAATGACGGTGCGGATGCTACCTGGCAGCGCAACAAGACCGGCATCATCTTCGACCACTGTTCCTTCAGTTGGAGCATCGATGAGGTGGCTTCATTCTACGACAACAACAATTTCACCATGCAGTGGTGTACCGTTGCCGAGAGTCTCACCAATCCGGGCCACTCTAAGGGAGCACATGGTTACGGAGGCATCTGGGGCGGTAAGCTCGCCAACTTCCACCACAACTTCGTAGGTCATCTCATGAACCGCGGTCCACGTTTTAATGGCGCAAGATACGGATGGACAGGCTACACCAGCAACAAGGATTATTCTACCTACCAGTGGAAGAACACCGTGCAGGCAGAAAACGTAGACTTCCGCAACTGCGTGATGTATAATGCGCAGGGTACCTGCTACGGAGGTCCGGGCGGCGGACAGATCAATATCGTCAACAATTACTATAAGGCAGGGCCTAGCCACAGTTTGAAAGAAACAACCCAGAACGGCATCAAGGTAGATGTAAGCACAGGCAAGGAACGTGGCAGCCAGAAACGTATCACCCTGGTTACCTTATCTAACAGCGGTAATTCCGACAAGAATCATCCTGAGTTATACGACATGACCAGCCGTTACTTCATCAACGGAAACACCACCGAAACCACCAAGGGTTCTGTTACCCAGAATCAGGATTGGAAAGGTATCAGCTACGACAAAGGCATTCCAAGCCTGAACGGAGAATACTACAGTCCGGATGCCAAAAACTTTTATGGTGACAATGTTGCCCATGTAACCATCAGCGGCAAGTCTTGCGTCAAGATCAAGATGGATAATCCTGCTCCTACGGGAGAGATTACCACCCACTCTGCAGCCGAAGCATTCAGCAAGGTTCTGGCATACGGCGGAGCCTCGCTCTACCGCGATGAGATAGATGCACGCTACATGGAAGAGGCTAAAACGGGAACGGCACTGTATAAGGGAAGCATCACCCTGTCGCCTGGTATCATCGACAAGGTATCAGATGTAAAAGGTTACACCGAGGCAAACTTCGGCACCGCTTCTCGCCCTGCCGACTTCGACACTGATAAGGACGGAATTCCAGATGCATGGGAGATTGCCAACGGCTTAGATCCAAACGACGCCTCAGATGCCCTTACCTACTCGCTTGACAGCAAGGAGTACTACACCAACCTTGAGGTTTACGCCAATTCGCTGGTTGAGGACATCATGAAGCAGGGCAATGCCGATGCAGAGAACAAGGTAGATGAATACTATCCTGCATGGAAGAACCCTACAGGCATCTCGCAGATTATCACCTCCAATCCCAGTGAATTAGCCGAAGTAAAGTATTACAGTCTCAACGGCACCCTCCTTTCTGCTCCTCAAAAAGGAATCAACATCCGCAAGATGTTGTTTAAGAACGGAAAGACCGTAGTGGATAAGGTAATAAAGGAATAA
- a CDS encoding ATP-binding protein: MVKIVNKYPVGIQTFEEIREKGYLYVDKTKYIVDFREKGMKYVFLSRPRRFGKSLFASTLQAYFEGRKELFEGLAIADYEKEWVKHPVLHFDMSGAKHFDADALNSYLNLQLLPYEKLYGKGEGEKYPNERLDGIVKRAYEQTGEKAVVIIDEYDAPLLDVVHEKENLQPLRRIMQNFYSPLKKLDPYLEFTFITGITKFSQLSIFSELNNLDNISMFDQYSAICGISKKELTTQMKQDIEALGEDLGMTYEECLAELTRFYDGYHFSKKSEDVFNPFSLVKALNARDIAPYWFSDLYIHKTVNEYLCNFDVAKNYNIGDLPEIPFGESDIIPFLYQFGILSIKKYNPIIGVYTIGVPNDDIRKGISDSIFC; this comes from the coding sequence ATGGTAAAAATAGTAAATAAATATCCTGTAGGAATTCAGACTTTTGAAGAAATTCGCGAGAAAGGTTATCTCTATGTAGATAAGACCAAATACATCGTGGATTTCAGAGAAAAAGGTATGAAGTATGTCTTTCTGAGTCGTCCAAGACGATTCGGAAAGTCGCTTTTTGCCTCTACTCTTCAAGCTTATTTCGAGGGTAGAAAGGAACTCTTCGAGGGATTGGCAATAGCTGATTATGAGAAGGAATGGGTGAAGCATCCTGTGCTTCATTTTGATATGAGCGGTGCCAAGCACTTTGATGCTGATGCCTTGAACAGTTATCTGAATCTACAGCTTTTGCCCTATGAAAAGCTATACGGTAAGGGAGAAGGTGAAAAATATCCTAATGAAAGACTGGATGGTATCGTAAAGCGTGCTTATGAGCAAACGGGCGAAAAGGCGGTTGTCATCATCGATGAATATGATGCCCCATTGCTGGATGTGGTACATGAGAAGGAGAACCTGCAGCCCCTCCGCCGCATCATGCAGAACTTCTACAGTCCTCTGAAAAAGCTCGACCCATATCTGGAGTTTACCTTCATTACGGGTATCACCAAGTTCTCGCAGCTCAGCATCTTCAGCGAGCTGAATAACCTCGATAACATCAGTATGTTCGACCAGTATTCGGCTATCTGCGGTATCAGCAAGAAGGAACTTACCACTCAGATGAAACAGGATATAGAGGCATTGGGAGAAGACCTGGGTATGACGTATGAGGAGTGCCTGGCAGAGCTGACAAGATTCTACGACGGCTATCATTTCAGTAAGAAATCTGAAGATGTATTCAATCCGTTCAGCCTGGTAAAGGCACTGAATGCACGGGATATTGCTCCTTACTGGTTTTCCGATTTATACATCCATAAAACAGTAAATGAGTACCTTTGTAATTTTGATGTTGCTAAGAATTATAATATTGGGGATTTGCCTGAAATTCCTTTTGGGGAGTCAGACATAATTCCTTTCCTTTATCAATTTGGAATTCTCTCAATAAAAAAATATAACCCTATTATTGGAGTATATACTATAGGTGTACCTAATGATGATATTCGAAAAGGGATATCTGATTCCATATTCTGCTGA